The nucleotide window CTCCCCTAAAGATCGATTAGACCTTTTCAATAAATCATCTAAACAATCCATTAAATACTTCCCAGTTTTCCCAACAGTTTTAACTTTAGTTGCCAACTCTGCATAAGAAACCAATGCCTGTCTGTAGGCATCCCGTGGAATTTGCCATATTGGTATTTCAGATTGGTTAAATATAACTTTACATGCGTTAATATCAATGCCTGAATTGTATTCCCATTTTTTATTTGCACCTGGTGGAGGAGAAGCAATTTCTTCATATTCGGTTCCGCCTATCCAAACCAATATTAATTTATCTGCAATTTTCGGTTCTTTTAAATAGGCATTTGCCAAATTGGTTAAACCTGCTCCACAAACAATGTATAACGGTTTAACACTATCTTTTAAAGCCTCTTCTATTATTAGTGTTGCGGTACTGTTTGAATTTGAATTAATTGTGTCCTTTAATGGATGGTTGATTCCTTCAAGCACAACAAATTCCTTATCTAATTTCATTATTTGAAGTAATTCCAAAGCTTTTTCAGCGGAATATTGTGCATTGCCAGGATGTCCATAAAAACCATTTCCATATTGAATTGAACCAATAATTCCTTTTATCTCCACAGTTGGAGATAAAAGGTGATGGGCCAATTGAAATAATCCATCGGGATCTCCTCCAAAATCATTATCTATAATCACTCTAACCCTTGGCTCCATAACCGAATCGTTGATTATAAATTTGGACTGACCAAAAATTAATATCCCATTAAAGAAAAGTATAATTGAAAGCAACAAATTGGGTTTTGGAATTTCCATGGTATATTTCATTGAACTTTATATTTTGTTTCAATTTCGGACGCTCGAACAACCCTATTTACTCATTTGCAAGTGGTTCTGAAATGATGGTTAAACTTGCTGTTTTTAAACCGGATGATCGGGCTTCAAGTTTTATTTCTCCTTCTTCTTGTTCGCCTTTTATTATTGCCAAAGCCCTTCCTTTCCAAGTCTTGTGAATTTTATCGTTATATACGGTTGAATCCTTCAGGTTGGCATTTCCAAAGGCTACTATTTTCCCTGGTCCTGAAATGGATAATTCTACTTCATTCACTGCATTAGGTTCCAATAATCCGTCTTCATCTGTAATTTCAATAACCACATAAGACAAATCTTGGCCATCAGAATTTATTTTGCCGGTATCAGTGGTTAATCTAATATTTTGGGGTTGTCCAGCAGTCTTTAACACAACCCGTTCAACTTCCTTTTCATTTTCAATTCCAACAGCAACTAATTCTCCCTTTTCAAAGGGTAAAGTAAATACCGTTTTGAATTCTTGTTCTCTGGTTGTCAATTTTTCTCCAACAAGCTTT belongs to Aegicerativicinus sediminis and includes:
- a CDS encoding nucleoside hydrolase, which gives rise to MKYTMEIPKPNLLLSIILFFNGILIFGQSKFIINDSVMEPRVRVIIDNDFGGDPDGLFQLAHHLLSPTVEIKGIIGSIQYGNGFYGHPGNAQYSAEKALELLQIMKLDKEFVVLEGINHPLKDTINSNSNSTATLIIEEALKDSVKPLYIVCGAGLTNLANAYLKEPKIADKLILVWIGGTEYEEIASPPPGANKKWEYNSGIDINACKVIFNQSEIPIWQIPRDAYRQALVSYAELATKVKTVGKTGKYLMDCLDDLLKRSNRSLGEAYVLGDSPLVMLTALQSSWERDPSSSKYLIKNAPKVSEENLFAPNKYGREIRVYYDLDNRLMFEDFFAKLALFENN